The Agromyces hippuratus genome has a window encoding:
- a CDS encoding DHA2 family efflux MFS transporter permease subunit, with amino-acid sequence MNGTATAPETTGARRWIGLGVLAAALSMIVLDGTIVGIALPTIINDLKLDFSEAQWVNGIYSVIFAALLLTAGRLGDRLGRRRAMVAGILVFLAGSLLAALATGGTSLILARFVQGIGGAFILPTTLSTVNATFRGRDRAVAFGIWGAVISGVAALGPLLGGWLTQSFGWEWIFLVNLPFGAIILVAAFLTVPETRAVITSKGLDVDGLLLSAIGFGALVFGLIEGGSLGWWAPKQQFELFGWTWPTSWPISPVPVAIAIGLVALVLFFFWERHRARNGRSAILDVHLFSVPTFTWGNLVAMCVAIGEFGILFVLPLFTVNALGLSTLAAGFVLAAMGLGAFVSGAMARHVAERFGAPTVVVIGLALEVAGAVIAAVLLSSEMNAWLLAAVLALYGLGLGLASAQLTGTVLADIPPEESGQGSATQSTGRQVGSALGTAIIGAVLAAGLAVALPAQVDTVEGVPAAASEQIVSATEESAGGTIPQVRAEGDDGKLGSAGPAVADALAEGMADASRWALLAAAGFLVLGGAFALRLRAVAKRSVAASGTGAEPAS; translated from the coding sequence ATGAACGGCACGGCAACCGCGCCCGAAACCACGGGCGCACGGCGATGGATCGGGCTCGGCGTGCTCGCCGCAGCGCTCTCGATGATCGTGCTCGACGGCACCATCGTGGGCATCGCGCTGCCGACGATCATCAACGACCTGAAGCTCGACTTCAGCGAGGCGCAGTGGGTGAACGGCATCTACTCGGTGATCTTCGCGGCGCTGCTGCTGACCGCCGGGCGGCTCGGCGATCGCCTCGGCCGGCGCCGCGCGATGGTGGCCGGCATCCTGGTCTTCCTGGCCGGCAGCCTGCTGGCGGCCCTCGCGACCGGCGGCACCTCGCTCATCCTCGCCCGGTTCGTACAGGGCATCGGCGGCGCGTTCATCCTCCCGACGACGCTGTCGACGGTCAACGCCACGTTCCGCGGCCGCGATCGCGCGGTCGCCTTCGGCATCTGGGGTGCCGTCATCTCGGGTGTCGCCGCGCTCGGCCCGCTGCTCGGCGGCTGGCTGACCCAGTCGTTCGGGTGGGAGTGGATCTTCCTCGTCAACCTGCCGTTCGGCGCGATCATCCTCGTCGCTGCCTTCCTCACGGTGCCCGAGACGCGTGCGGTCATCACCTCGAAGGGCCTCGACGTCGACGGCCTGCTGCTCTCGGCCATCGGCTTCGGCGCGCTCGTGTTCGGGCTCATCGAGGGCGGCTCGCTCGGCTGGTGGGCGCCGAAGCAGCAGTTCGAGCTCTTCGGCTGGACCTGGCCCACCTCGTGGCCGATCTCCCCCGTGCCGGTGGCGATCGCGATCGGCCTCGTCGCACTCGTGCTCTTCTTCTTCTGGGAACGGCATCGGGCGAGGAACGGACGCTCGGCGATCCTCGACGTGCACCTGTTCTCGGTGCCCACCTTCACGTGGGGCAACCTCGTCGCGATGTGCGTCGCGATCGGCGAGTTCGGCATCCTCTTCGTGCTCCCCCTCTTCACGGTCAACGCGCTCGGGCTGTCGACGCTCGCGGCCGGATTCGTGCTCGCGGCCATGGGACTCGGTGCATTCGTCTCCGGCGCCATGGCCCGCCACGTCGCCGAACGGTTCGGCGCACCGACGGTCGTCGTGATCGGCCTCGCCCTCGAGGTCGCCGGCGCGGTGATCGCCGCGGTGCTGCTGTCGTCGGAGATGAACGCCTGGCTGCTCGCCGCCGTGCTCGCCCTCTACGGCCTCGGCCTCGGCCTCGCCTCGGCGCAGCTCACGGGCACCGTGCTCGCCGACATCCCTCCCGAGGAGTCGGGCCAGGGCTCGGCGACCCAGAGCACCGGGCGCCAGGTCGGCTCCGCCCTCGGCACGGCGATCATCGGCGCCGTGCTCGCGGCGGGACTCGCGGTCGCGCTGCCGGCGCAGGTCGACACCGTCGAGGGCGTGCCCGCCGCGGCATCCGAGCAGATCGTCTCCGCGACGGAGGAATCGGCCGGCGGCACCATCCCCCAGGTACGGGCGGAAGGCGACGACGGCAAGCTCGGTTCGGCCGGGCCCGCCGTCGCCGACGCGCTCGCCGAGGGCATGGCGGATGCCTCGCGCTGGGCGCTGCTCGCGGCCGCCGGGTTCCTCGTGCTCGGCGGGGCGTTCGCCCTGCGGCTCCGCGCGGTGGCGAAGCGGTCGGTCGCGGCATCCGGAACCGGGGCCGAACCCGCGTCATGA
- a CDS encoding DEAD/DEAH box helicase, giving the protein MTADEAPVEVEAPEEPAATTFSDLGLDGAVLKALADVGYETPSAIQAATIPSLLAGRDVVGLAQTGTGKTAAFALPILSRLDLSQKTPQALVLAPTRELALQVCEAFEKYASHLKGVHILPVYGGQGYGVQLSALRRGVHIVVGTPGRIMDHLDKGTLDLSELKYLVLDEADEMLKMGFAEDVETILADTPDTKQVALFSATMPAAIRRMSKQYLHDPEEITVKTKTQTSANISQRYLIVSYQQKVDALTRILEVENFEGMIVFVRTKSVTEELAEKLRARGYSAAAINGDIAQVQRERTVNQLKSGKLDILVATDVAARGLDVERISHVVNFDIPTDSEPYVHRIGRTGRAGRTGDAISFVTPRERSLLARIEKATRQPIVQMQLPSVDDVNVTRLARFDDRITAALGQNERIDGFRDIIAHYVRNHDVPEADVAAALAVVAQGEAPLLLEPEAARRAEREWSDRPPRGDKPERGERRDRGDRFDRGGDRGDRPERRQRPSSGPMATYRIAVGKRHKVEPRQIVGALANEGGLSREDFGSIQIRPEFSLVELPANLPRETLEKLDGTRISGRLIELRPDRGGPTRRSNDRGGDGGGDGDKSYRKPRHKG; this is encoded by the coding sequence GTGACTGCTGACGAAGCTCCGGTCGAGGTGGAGGCTCCAGAAGAGCCCGCCGCGACGACATTCTCCGACCTCGGACTCGATGGCGCGGTCCTGAAAGCCCTCGCCGATGTCGGCTACGAGACCCCTTCCGCGATCCAGGCCGCGACGATTCCGTCGCTGCTCGCCGGGCGCGACGTGGTGGGCCTGGCCCAGACCGGCACCGGCAAGACGGCCGCATTCGCGCTGCCGATCCTCTCGCGCCTCGACCTCTCCCAGAAGACCCCCCAGGCCCTCGTGCTCGCCCCGACCCGCGAGCTCGCGCTGCAGGTCTGCGAGGCGTTCGAGAAGTACGCCTCGCACCTCAAGGGCGTGCACATCCTCCCCGTCTACGGCGGTCAGGGCTACGGCGTGCAGCTCTCGGCGCTGCGCCGCGGCGTGCACATCGTCGTCGGCACCCCGGGTCGCATCATGGACCACCTCGACAAGGGCACCCTCGACCTCTCGGAGCTCAAGTACCTCGTGCTCGACGAGGCCGACGAGATGCTCAAGATGGGCTTCGCCGAAGACGTCGAGACGATCCTCGCCGACACCCCCGACACCAAGCAGGTCGCCCTCTTCTCGGCGACCATGCCCGCGGCGATCCGCCGCATGTCGAAGCAGTACCTGCACGACCCCGAAGAGATCACCGTCAAGACGAAGACGCAGACCTCGGCGAACATCAGCCAGCGCTACCTCATCGTCTCGTACCAGCAGAAGGTCGACGCCCTCACCCGCATCCTCGAGGTCGAGAACTTCGAGGGCATGATCGTCTTCGTGCGCACGAAGAGCGTCACCGAGGAACTCGCCGAGAAGCTGCGCGCCCGCGGGTACTCGGCCGCCGCCATCAACGGCGACATCGCCCAGGTGCAGCGCGAGCGCACGGTCAACCAGTTGAAGTCGGGCAAGCTCGACATCCTGGTGGCCACGGATGTCGCGGCGCGCGGCCTCGACGTCGAGCGCATCAGCCACGTGGTGAACTTCGACATCCCCACCGACAGTGAGCCCTACGTGCACCGCATCGGCCGCACGGGCCGCGCCGGCCGCACGGGCGACGCGATCAGCTTCGTCACGCCGCGCGAGCGCAGCCTCCTCGCCCGCATCGAGAAGGCCACGCGCCAGCCGATCGTGCAGATGCAGCTGCCGAGCGTCGACGACGTCAACGTCACGCGTCTCGCTCGCTTCGACGACCGCATCACCGCGGCGCTCGGTCAGAACGAGCGCATCGACGGCTTCCGCGACATCATCGCCCACTACGTGCGCAACCACGACGTGCCCGAAGCCGATGTCGCGGCGGCGCTCGCCGTCGTGGCTCAGGGCGAGGCGCCCCTGCTGCTCGAGCCCGAGGCCGCACGCCGCGCCGAGCGCGAGTGGAGCGATCGTCCGCCTCGCGGAGACAAGCCCGAACGCGGTGAACGTCGCGACCGCGGCGATCGCTTCGATCGCGGTGGCGACCGGGGCGACCGCCCCGAGCGCCGTCAGCGCCCGAGCAGCGGCCCCATGGCCACGTACCGTATCGCCGTCGGCAAGCGCCACAAGGTCGAGCCGCGCCAGATCGTCGGAGCGCTCGCGAACGAGGGCGGACTCAGCCGCGAAGACTTCGGCTCGATCCAGATCCGTCCGGAGTTCTCGCTCGTCGAGCTGCCCGCGAACCTGCCCCGCGAGACCCTCGAGAAGCTCGACGGCACCCGCATCTCGGGCCGGCTCATCGAGCTGCGCCCCGACCGCGGCGGCCCCACGCGTCGGTCGAACGACCGCGGCGGCGATGGCGGAGGCGACGGCGACAAGTCGTACCGGAAGCCCCGCCACAAGGGCTGA
- a CDS encoding ribosomal maturation YjgA family protein encodes MTLTTAGAHGTRVRSALAAAVGLALGLGLQLLDRTPVIDVLGSVVYIVFIACLLRAIWPGFGAAGSAATAFGFATVVELSQLTELPQRVVDAFPPSRLLLGSAFDPIDLVAYAAGAVLAFVVQLVLVGTARVAASSVVED; translated from the coding sequence ATGACGCTGACGACGGCCGGCGCGCACGGCACCCGGGTGCGGAGCGCGCTGGCCGCGGCCGTCGGTCTCGCACTCGGGCTCGGCCTGCAGCTCCTCGACCGCACGCCCGTCATCGACGTGCTCGGCAGCGTCGTCTACATCGTGTTCATCGCCTGCCTGCTGCGCGCGATCTGGCCGGGGTTCGGGGCCGCGGGCAGCGCGGCGACGGCATTCGGGTTCGCGACGGTCGTCGAGCTGTCGCAGCTGACCGAGCTGCCGCAGCGTGTGGTCGACGCGTTCCCGCCGTCGCGGCTGCTGCTCGGCAGCGCCTTCGACCCGATCGACCTCGTCGCCTACGCGGCCGGCGCCGTGCTCGCGTTCGTCGTGCAGCTCGTGCTCGTCGGCACCGCACGCGTCGCCGCGTCATCCGTCGTCGAGGACTGA
- a CDS encoding magnesium and cobalt transport protein CorA encodes MSPLVDNGVYVDGRRVETPTNLDDTYRLMDDHDGLAWIGLYRPSPREVASVAREFDLHPLAVEDALTGHQRSKLERYGDTLFAVLRPARYRDELETVEFGELHLFVGPDFVVTIRHAESPDLAAVRRRMESSPELLAMGPEAVLYAILDEVVDEYEPVVAGLENDIDEIEDQLFGDSDDDALSRRIYELSREVINFQRAVQPLAAMLEWLRRGSEKYRVDVELQRSLRDVLDHAIRINERVGSFRAILDNALTVHSALVARRQTDTSLKQNDEIKKISSWAAIIFAPTLIGTVYGMNFDDMPETHWEFGYPAALAAMVLFGVGLYAVFKFKKWL; translated from the coding sequence ATGTCACCTCTGGTCGACAACGGCGTCTACGTCGACGGACGTCGCGTCGAGACACCCACGAACCTCGACGACACCTACCGCCTCATGGACGACCATGACGGCCTCGCCTGGATCGGGCTCTACCGGCCGAGTCCGCGCGAGGTCGCCTCGGTCGCCCGCGAGTTCGACCTGCACCCGCTCGCCGTCGAAGACGCGCTGACCGGCCATCAGCGATCGAAGCTCGAACGCTACGGCGACACCCTCTTCGCTGTGCTGCGGCCGGCGCGGTACCGCGACGAGCTCGAGACGGTCGAGTTCGGCGAGCTGCACCTCTTCGTCGGCCCCGACTTCGTCGTCACGATCCGCCATGCCGAGTCGCCCGACCTCGCGGCCGTGCGCCGGCGCATGGAGTCGAGCCCCGAGCTGCTCGCGATGGGGCCGGAGGCGGTGCTCTACGCGATCCTCGACGAGGTCGTCGACGAGTACGAGCCGGTCGTCGCCGGTCTCGAGAACGACATCGACGAGATCGAGGACCAGCTCTTCGGCGACAGCGACGACGATGCGCTCTCGCGGCGCATCTACGAGCTCTCGCGCGAGGTGATCAACTTCCAGCGCGCCGTGCAGCCGCTCGCGGCGATGCTCGAGTGGCTGCGCCGCGGCTCCGAGAAGTACCGTGTCGACGTCGAGCTGCAGCGCTCGCTCCGCGACGTGCTCGACCACGCCATCCGCATCAACGAGCGGGTCGGCTCGTTCCGCGCCATCCTCGACAACGCCCTCACCGTGCACTCCGCGCTCGTCGCGCGCCGTCAGACGGATACGAGCCTGAAGCAGAACGACGAGATCAAGAAGATCTCGTCGTGGGCGGCGATCATCTTCGCGCCGACGCTCATCGGCACGGTCTACGGCATGAACTTCGACGACATGCCCGAGACGCACTGGGAGTTCGGCTACCCGGCGGCGCTCGCCGCGATGGTGCTGTTCGGCGTGGGGCTCTACGCGGTCTTCAAGTTCAAGAAGTGGCTCTGA
- a CDS encoding glycosyltransferase encodes MTRIALPDGRHFAVTWSIPDAFGGMTDAMLRRSAAFHRVAGVDVDVLTFDARPDTPDVERMLRERGVLAPGVRIVNLYDWLRSHPLPGGSLRHDPETFTPLAPDEATEVRRRGDHVMSRSRLDVDGTTLQTDHYRDDGTLLLSDRHDTRERGVLGGRSVVLCDGEGRPVRSWRRLWTLYRAWLDALTAGEPTFAIVDSKTMAPFMLEYRRPHVITAHVVHASHRSGPSEEHPIRQSRREVLEHLDDFDLVAVLSERQRHDLEQIIGRHDHLVVIPNPRPLPPEGSEAPSPSPRDPARGVVLAALTRRKRVSHAIAAVQAANTRADVDVHLDVYGEGESRPALERRITDPAAIELHGFDPDARRHLPDASFLLLTSHSEGFPLVLVEAMAAGCLPIAYDIPYGPADLIRDGRNGFLVPPGDVDGLADAIVRLQRMPPRHVARMRAAAVRTARRFDEERVTRIWARELHHAEVRKEVRRTARFGRARAAAARLPLPRPVRTAGVGVVSAIDRAVRRLRRVG; translated from the coding sequence ATGACTCGCATCGCGCTGCCCGACGGCCGCCACTTCGCCGTCACCTGGTCGATCCCCGATGCCTTCGGGGGCATGACCGATGCGATGCTGCGCCGATCCGCCGCGTTCCATCGCGTCGCCGGGGTCGACGTCGACGTGCTGACCTTCGACGCCCGGCCCGACACTCCGGACGTCGAACGGATGCTGCGGGAGCGCGGCGTGCTCGCGCCCGGAGTGCGCATCGTCAACCTCTACGACTGGCTCCGGAGCCATCCGCTGCCCGGTGGTTCGCTGCGCCACGACCCCGAGACGTTCACGCCGCTCGCACCCGACGAGGCGACGGAGGTGCGGCGGCGCGGCGATCACGTGATGAGCCGTTCGCGGCTCGACGTCGACGGCACCACCCTGCAGACCGACCACTATCGCGACGACGGCACGCTGCTGCTCAGCGACCGGCACGACACTCGCGAGCGCGGCGTGCTCGGCGGCCGATCGGTGGTGCTCTGCGACGGCGAGGGGCGGCCGGTGCGCTCGTGGCGGCGCCTCTGGACCCTCTACCGGGCGTGGCTCGACGCCCTGACCGCGGGCGAGCCGACCTTCGCGATCGTCGACAGCAAGACGATGGCGCCGTTCATGCTCGAGTACCGCCGGCCGCACGTGATCACCGCGCACGTCGTGCACGCGTCGCATCGCTCCGGACCTTCGGAGGAGCACCCCATCCGACAATCGCGGCGCGAGGTGCTCGAGCACCTCGACGACTTCGACCTCGTGGCGGTGCTCTCCGAGCGGCAACGCCACGACCTCGAGCAGATCATCGGCCGGCACGACCATCTCGTCGTGATCCCGAATCCGCGACCGCTCCCGCCCGAGGGCTCCGAGGCGCCCTCGCCGTCGCCCCGCGACCCCGCCCGGGGTGTGGTGCTCGCCGCACTCACCCGTCGCAAGCGCGTCTCGCACGCGATCGCCGCGGTGCAGGCGGCGAACACGCGCGCTGACGTCGACGTGCACCTCGACGTGTACGGCGAAGGCGAGAGCCGCCCGGCGCTCGAACGACGCATCACCGACCCGGCGGCGATCGAGCTGCACGGCTTCGACCCCGATGCGCGCCGGCACCTTCCCGACGCGTCGTTCCTGCTGCTCACCTCGCACTCCGAGGGATTCCCGCTCGTGCTCGTCGAGGCGATGGCCGCCGGCTGCCTGCCGATCGCCTACGACATCCCCTACGGGCCCGCCGACCTGATCCGCGACGGACGAAACGGCTTCCTCGTGCCGCCCGGCGACGTCGACGGGCTGGCCGACGCGATCGTTCGACTGCAGCGGATGCCGCCGCGACACGTCGCCCGCATGCGAGCCGCCGCCGTGCGCACCGCGAGGCGCTTCGACGAGGAGCGGGTGACCCGCATCTGGGCCCGGGAACTGCATCACGCCGAGGTGCGCAAGGAGGTGCGGCGCACGGCCCGATTCGGCCGCGCACGCGCCGCCGCCGCGCGCCTGCCCCTGCCCCGGCCGGTCCGGACGGCCGGGGTGGGCGTCGTCTCGGCGATCGACCGAGCCGTTCGACGCCTCAGGCGCGTGGGCTAG
- a CDS encoding phosphodiesterase, with product MTSRTAEYPRPDHFLLHISDTHVLAGGGMLYDRVASERHLQALFEEFEASGGRPEAIVFTGDLADKGEPDAYDRIRRIVDPVAERLDSKVIWVMGNHDERSAFRRGLLGELGTSGDGGVRPVDRVDDVNGLRVITLDSTVPGQHHGEIASDQLDWLAEELSMPAPHGTILAMHHPPVPSVLDLAVAVELRDQGGLAEVVEGSDIRSIIAGHLHYSSTATFAGVPVSVASASCYTQDLNVPVGGTRGRDGARAFNLVHVYPTTVLHSVVPLGSYAPLDWIDAEESARRLASSGIGIADAATTPVPKDPPFTMPIPVLAG from the coding sequence GTGACGAGCCGTACGGCCGAGTACCCCCGGCCGGACCACTTCCTCCTCCACATCAGCGACACGCACGTGCTCGCCGGCGGCGGCATGCTCTACGACCGGGTCGCCAGCGAGCGGCACCTGCAGGCCCTCTTCGAGGAGTTCGAGGCATCCGGCGGCAGGCCCGAGGCGATCGTCTTCACGGGCGACCTCGCCGACAAGGGCGAGCCCGACGCGTACGACCGCATCCGGCGCATCGTCGACCCCGTCGCCGAGCGGCTCGATTCGAAGGTGATCTGGGTCATGGGCAACCACGACGAGCGGTCGGCGTTCCGCCGCGGACTGCTCGGCGAGCTCGGCACGAGCGGCGATGGCGGGGTGCGGCCGGTCGACCGGGTCGACGACGTGAACGGACTGCGCGTCATCACGCTCGACTCCACGGTGCCCGGGCAGCACCACGGCGAGATCGCCTCCGACCAGCTCGACTGGCTCGCCGAAGAGCTCTCGATGCCCGCGCCGCACGGCACGATCCTCGCCATGCACCACCCGCCGGTGCCGAGCGTGCTCGACCTCGCCGTCGCCGTCGAGCTGCGCGATCAGGGCGGGCTCGCCGAGGTGGTCGAGGGCAGCGACATCCGCTCGATCATCGCCGGTCACCTGCACTACTCGTCGACCGCGACGTTCGCGGGCGTTCCCGTCTCGGTGGCCTCGGCCAGTTGCTACACGCAAGACCTCAACGTGCCCGTCGGCGGCACCCGCGGGCGCGACGGCGCGCGCGCCTTCAACCTCGTGCACGTGTATCCGACCACGGTGCTGCACTCGGTCGTGCCGCTCGGGTCGTACGCGCCGCTCGACTGGATCGACGCGGAGGAGAGCGCGCGGCGCCTCGCGTCCTCCGGCATCGGCATCGCGGATGCCGCGACCACGCCGGTGCCGAAGGACCCGCCGTTCACCATGCCGATCCCGGTGCTCGCGGGCTGA
- the cls gene encoding cardiolipin synthase: MSTELAAIIGVVLVLADWAIRIAALIIVPRGRKPTAAMAWLLAIFLIPFVGIAFFLLIGSVKLPKRRREKQREINAMIAAKTQGVDLTPDRATWPEWFATLTEQNRTLGALPAVGGNTAHLIGDYQASIDAMAAEIDTAARFVHVEFYIVSFDDTTRGFFAAMERAVQRGVTVRVLLDAVATNRTADHDATYAELDRIGAKWSSMLPVRLRKGQYQRPDLRNHRKLVVVDGLVGFMGSQNLIARSYNSPKNIKRGLMWQELVTRVTGPVVTAINTVFMSDWYLETDEILGDEENVPAAAVPASTAPDALVCQVVPSGPGYDAENGLRLFLTLINSAQRQAIITSPYFVPDEAMLYAITSACYRGLDVQLFVSEIGDQGSVWHAQRSYYRDLLQAGVKIWLYPGPYILHSKHLSIDDDVAVIGSSNMDIRSFSLNSEVSLLVRGRSFVEQMRAVEQGYRDAGRQLTLEEWDREPGSATFLDGVARLTSALQ; the protein is encoded by the coding sequence ATGAGCACGGAGCTCGCCGCGATCATCGGAGTGGTGCTGGTGCTCGCCGACTGGGCGATCCGCATCGCCGCGCTCATCATCGTGCCGCGGGGGCGCAAGCCCACTGCCGCGATGGCGTGGCTCCTCGCGATCTTCCTGATCCCGTTCGTCGGCATCGCCTTCTTCCTGCTGATCGGCAGCGTGAAGCTGCCGAAGCGGCGGCGCGAGAAGCAGCGCGAGATCAACGCCATGATCGCCGCGAAGACCCAGGGCGTCGACCTCACTCCCGACCGCGCCACGTGGCCCGAGTGGTTCGCCACGCTCACCGAGCAGAACCGCACGCTCGGCGCACTGCCGGCGGTCGGCGGCAACACGGCCCACCTCATCGGCGACTACCAGGCCTCGATCGACGCCATGGCGGCCGAGATCGACACCGCTGCCAGGTTCGTGCACGTCGAGTTCTACATCGTCTCGTTCGACGACACGACGCGCGGCTTCTTCGCGGCGATGGAGCGCGCGGTGCAGCGCGGCGTCACCGTGCGGGTGCTGCTCGACGCGGTGGCGACGAACCGCACCGCCGATCACGACGCGACGTACGCCGAGCTCGACCGCATCGGGGCGAAGTGGAGCTCGATGCTGCCGGTGCGCCTGCGCAAGGGGCAGTACCAGCGACCCGACCTGCGCAACCACCGCAAGCTCGTCGTCGTCGACGGGCTCGTCGGGTTCATGGGCTCGCAGAACCTCATCGCACGCAGCTACAACTCGCCCAAGAACATCAAGCGGGGGCTCATGTGGCAGGAGCTCGTGACGCGCGTCACGGGCCCCGTCGTGACCGCGATCAACACCGTGTTCATGTCGGACTGGTACCTCGAGACCGACGAGATCCTCGGCGACGAAGAGAACGTGCCCGCCGCGGCCGTGCCGGCGAGCACCGCACCCGACGCGCTCGTCTGCCAGGTCGTGCCGAGCGGCCCCGGCTACGACGCCGAGAACGGACTGCGGCTCTTCCTCACGCTCATCAACTCGGCGCAGCGGCAGGCCATCATCACGAGCCCGTACTTCGTGCCCGACGAGGCGATGCTCTACGCGATCACCTCGGCCTGCTACCGCGGACTCGACGTGCAGCTCTTCGTCTCCGAGATCGGCGACCAGGGCTCGGTCTGGCACGCGCAGCGCTCGTACTACCGCGACCTGCTGCAGGCGGGGGTGAAGATCTGGCTCTACCCGGGCCCGTACATCCTGCACTCGAAGCACCTCTCGATCGACGACGACGTCGCCGTGATCGGGTCGAGCAACATGGACATCCGCTCGTTCAGCCTGAACTCCGAGGTGTCGCTGCTCGTGCGCGGCCGGTCGTTCGTCGAGCAGATGCGGGCCGTCGAGCAGGGGTACCGCGACGCGGGCCGCCAGCTCACGCTCGAGGAGTGGGACCGCGAGCCCGGTTCGGCGACGTTCCTCGACGGGGTCGCGCGGCTCACCTCGGCGCTGCAGTAG
- a CDS encoding stealth family protein: protein MRLSDASELVLVASAGRALRFDRDDLVLRKGQYALRNGHMTPQESMAEDLLALGAALDEAEIPFLLVRGNNDRPIIAVDRAERKAVARAFAAAFADEPFYATTLAPKRAAETHPVLLADGRLSAGRKPTMLRVYRPRVEPIGRLRYGSETGVQLEFWRFGDETIEAPAENVLMRRTLQRSETTDDVVHLHGRDWPTLEHMWEPLASDVDFEIDMVFSWVDGSSDEFIRERAKRMQSYVVGEGDDSEARYRQIDELKYALRSVHLFAPWVRRIFIATDSGAPAWLAKHPKVTIVPSEAMFADTSVLPTHNSHAVESQLHHIEGLAEHFLYSNDDMFFGRPLSPSLFFSPGGITKFVEAATRIGLGSTHPGRSGFENAARVNRALLRERFGKVTTRHLEHCAAPLRKSVMAELEATFPEEFRRTAASRFRSATDISVTNSLYHYYSLLAGHAVEQRDARVKYVETTLRQALPAMKELLKHRDHDMFCLNDGSFPEISVEERTAAVIDFLERYFPFPAPWEKAATDASEQADAAASAVPDRIA from the coding sequence ATGCGGCTCTCCGACGCGTCCGAACTCGTGCTCGTGGCATCCGCCGGTCGTGCACTCCGCTTCGACCGCGACGATCTCGTGCTGCGCAAGGGCCAGTACGCCCTGCGGAACGGCCACATGACGCCGCAGGAGTCGATGGCCGAAGACCTGCTCGCACTCGGCGCGGCGCTCGACGAGGCCGAGATCCCGTTCCTCCTCGTGCGCGGCAACAACGACCGCCCGATCATCGCCGTCGACCGCGCCGAACGCAAGGCCGTCGCGCGCGCGTTCGCGGCGGCGTTCGCCGACGAGCCGTTCTACGCCACGACCCTCGCGCCGAAGCGCGCCGCGGAGACCCACCCCGTGCTCCTCGCCGACGGCCGGCTCTCCGCCGGCCGCAAGCCGACGATGCTCCGCGTCTACCGCCCCCGTGTCGAACCGATCGGGCGCCTGCGCTATGGCAGTGAGACCGGCGTGCAGCTCGAGTTCTGGCGCTTCGGCGACGAGACGATCGAGGCGCCCGCCGAGAACGTGCTGATGCGCCGCACCCTCCAGCGCTCCGAGACCACCGACGACGTCGTGCACCTGCACGGCCGCGACTGGCCGACTCTCGAGCACATGTGGGAGCCGCTCGCGAGCGACGTCGACTTCGAGATCGACATGGTCTTCTCCTGGGTCGACGGCTCGAGCGACGAGTTCATCCGCGAGCGGGCCAAGCGCATGCAGAGCTACGTCGTCGGCGAAGGCGACGACTCCGAGGCCCGCTACCGGCAGATCGACGAGCTGAAGTACGCCCTGCGCTCGGTGCACCTCTTCGCACCGTGGGTGCGCCGCATCTTCATCGCGACCGACTCGGGCGCACCGGCGTGGCTCGCGAAGCACCCCAAGGTCACGATCGTGCCGAGCGAGGCGATGTTCGCCGACACCTCGGTGCTGCCGACCCACAACTCGCACGCGGTCGAGAGCCAGCTGCACCACATCGAGGGCCTCGCCGAGCACTTCCTCTACTCGAACGACGACATGTTCTTCGGTCGCCCGCTGAGTCCGTCGCTCTTCTTCTCCCCCGGCGGCATCACGAAGTTCGTCGAGGCCGCGACCCGCATCGGCCTCGGTTCGACCCACCCCGGCCGCAGCGGGTTCGAGAATGCCGCGCGGGTGAACCGGGCGCTCCTGCGCGAACGGTTCGGCAAGGTCACGACCCGGCACCTCGAGCACTGCGCCGCCCCGCTCCGCAAGAGCGTCATGGCCGAGCTCGAGGCCACCTTCCCCGAGGAGTTCCGGCGCACGGCGGCGAGCCGCTTCCGCTCGGCGACCGACATCTCGGTGACGAACTCGCTGTACCACTACTACTCGCTGCTCGCCGGGCACGCCGTCGAGCAGCGCGATGCACGCGTCAAGTACGTCGAGACGACGCTGCGCCAGGCGCTGCCCGCGATGAAGGAGCTCCTGAAGCACCGCGACCACGACATGTTCTGCCTGAACGACGGCAGCTTCCCCGAGATCTCGGTCGAAGAGCGCACGGCGGCCGTCATCGACTTCCTCGAGCGCTACTTCCCGTTCCCGGCCCCATGGGAGAAGGCGGCGACGGATGCCTCGGAGCAGGCGGACGCCGCGGCATCCGCCGTGCCCGACCGCATCGCCTGA